The Globicephala melas chromosome X, mGloMel1.2, whole genome shotgun sequence genome window below encodes:
- the LOC115849296 gene encoding paraneoplastic antigen-like protein 5 isoform X1, with the protein MPVNLLEDWCKGMDLDPRKALLIVGVPVECSEEEIKETLRAGLQPLCAYRVLGRMFRREDSSKAVLIGLAAQVNYATVPSQIPGKGGTWEVVVKPRNPDDELINRLNHFLKAEGRRMVDVVKTLGYITRPEEGQPKGLAQVRPPDPQPLQESMWYRKLKVFSGSTSPGPGEENFEAWLEQVTQMMQMWRVCEVEKQRRLLESLRGPALSIVRMLRANSGSMTVAQCLDALKQIFGNKDNYRTARFQLLQTLQKPGGKVSAFLLRLEPVLQNAVRHSPLPVRSADMIRLKYTLAQAHVSTGLRDKLMVLDQRGCAPPFLELMQLVRDVEEWQTAAAVTREKQRQVGGGHRASGTQVVAETSVPVRPVMVRAGQFHDSSTQTVQEGATLSLKRKQVPRCCETGEEGHSQAACPRAEDQSPAKQAPQPAAEESGNEMRAGAGSHPRPQEA; encoded by the coding sequence ATGCCTGTGAATCTGTTGGAGGATTGGTGCAAGGGCATGGACCTGGACCCCAGGAAGGCCCTGCTGATCGTGGGCGTCCCTGTGGAGTGTAGTGAAGAGGAAATTAAAGAGACCCTGAGGGCGGGCTTACAGCCCCTGTGTGCCTACAGGGTGCTGGGCAGAATGTTCAGAAGGGAAGACAGCTCTAAGGCAGTTCTCATTGGATTGGCCGCCCAGGTCAATTATGCTACGGTGCCGAGTCAGATCCCAGGAAAGGGAGGTACCTGGGAAGTGGTGGTGAAGCCCCGTAACCCAGATGATGAACTTATCAACAGACTGAACCACTTCCTGAAAGCTGAGGGCCGGAGAATGGTAGATGTGGTCAAAACCCTGGGGTATATCACTCGCCCTGAGGAGGGACAGCCAAAAGGCTTGGCCCAAGTCAGGCCGCCAGACCCGCAGCCTCTGCAAGAAAGCATGTGGTACCGAAAACTGAAGGTGTTTTCGGGAAGCACTTCCCCAGGCCCGGGCGAAGAGAACTTTGAAGCCTGGCTGGAGCAGGTGACGCAGATGATGCAGATGTGGCGGGTGTGTGAGGTAGAGAAGCAGCGGCGTTTGCTGGAGAGCTTGCGCGGCCCCGCCCTGTCCATCGTGCGGATGCTCCGGGCCAACAGTGGCTCCATGACCGTGGCACAGTGCCTGGACGCCCTGAAGCAGATCTTCGGGAATAAAGACAACTATAGAACCGCACGTTTTCAGTTGCTCCAGACCTTGCAGAAGCCCGGAGGGAAAGTCTCTGCCTTCTTGCtgcggctagagcccgtgctgcagaACGCTGTGCGGCACAGCCCCTTGCCAGTGAGAAGCGCAGACATGATTCGCCTGAAATACACCCTAGCCCAGGCCCACGTGAGCACCGGCCTCCGGGACAAGCTCATGGTCTTGGATCAGCGAGGCTGTGCGCCCCCCTTCCTGGAGTTGATGCAGCTCGTTCGAGACGTGGAGGAGTGGCAGACCGCCGCGGCAGTGACCAGGGAGAAGCAGAGGCAGGTAGGAGGGGGCCACAGGGCCTCTGGCACCCAGGTAGTGGCAGAAACCAGTGTCCCGGTCCGTCCGGTCATGGTGCGGGCAGGGCAGTTCCATGACAGCAGCACTCAGACCGTCCAGGAAGGGGCTACCCTGTCACTGAAGCGCAAGCAGGTGCCACGCTGCTGCGAGACTGGGGAGGAAGGCCACAGCCAGGCCGCGTGTCCTAGGGCCGAGGACCAGTCCCCGGCAAAGCAGGCGCCTCAGCCTGCAGCAGAAGAGTCGGGAAACGAGATGCGGGCTGGGGCCGGGAGCCACCCCAGGCCCCAGGAAGCGTAG
- the LOC115849296 gene encoding paraneoplastic antigen-like protein 5 isoform X2 yields the protein MPVNLLEDWCKGMDLDPRKALLIVGVPVECSEEEIKETLRAGLQPLCAYRVLGRMFRREDSSKAVLIGLAAQVNYATVPSQIPGKGGTWEVVVKPRNPDDELINRLNHFLKAEGRRMVDVVKTLGYITRPEEGQPKGLAQVRPPDPQPLQESMWYRKLKVFSGSTSPGPGEENFEAWLEQVTQMMQMWRVCEVEKQRRLLESLRGPALSIVRMLRANSGSMTVAQCLDALKQIFGNKDNYRTARFQLLQTLQKPGGKVSAFLLRLEPVLQNAVRHSPLPVRSADMIRLKYTLAQAHVSTGLRDKLMVLDQRGCAPPFLELMQLVRDVEEWQTAAAVTREKQRQRSRGAPGRQHPGASAQVRAGASLLPLQPERAVGARTADTEETIPRESVRSAWQAGR from the exons ATGCCTGTGAATCTGTTGGAGGATTGGTGCAAGGGCATGGACCTGGACCCCAGGAAGGCCCTGCTGATCGTGGGCGTCCCTGTGGAGTGTAGTGAAGAGGAAATTAAAGAGACCCTGAGGGCGGGCTTACAGCCCCTGTGTGCCTACAGGGTGCTGGGCAGAATGTTCAGAAGGGAAGACAGCTCTAAGGCAGTTCTCATTGGATTGGCCGCCCAGGTCAATTATGCTACGGTGCCGAGTCAGATCCCAGGAAAGGGAGGTACCTGGGAAGTGGTGGTGAAGCCCCGTAACCCAGATGATGAACTTATCAACAGACTGAACCACTTCCTGAAAGCTGAGGGCCGGAGAATGGTAGATGTGGTCAAAACCCTGGGGTATATCACTCGCCCTGAGGAGGGACAGCCAAAAGGCTTGGCCCAAGTCAGGCCGCCAGACCCGCAGCCTCTGCAAGAAAGCATGTGGTACCGAAAACTGAAGGTGTTTTCGGGAAGCACTTCCCCAGGCCCGGGCGAAGAGAACTTTGAAGCCTGGCTGGAGCAGGTGACGCAGATGATGCAGATGTGGCGGGTGTGTGAGGTAGAGAAGCAGCGGCGTTTGCTGGAGAGCTTGCGCGGCCCCGCCCTGTCCATCGTGCGGATGCTCCGGGCCAACAGTGGCTCCATGACCGTGGCACAGTGCCTGGACGCCCTGAAGCAGATCTTCGGGAATAAAGACAACTATAGAACCGCACGTTTTCAGTTGCTCCAGACCTTGCAGAAGCCCGGAGGGAAAGTCTCTGCCTTCTTGCtgcggctagagcccgtgctgcagaACGCTGTGCGGCACAGCCCCTTGCCAGTGAGAAGCGCAGACATGATTCGCCTGAAATACACCCTAGCCCAGGCCCACGTGAGCACCGGCCTCCGGGACAAGCTCATGGTCTTGGATCAGCGAGGCTGTGCGCCCCCCTTCCTGGAGTTGATGCAGCTCGTTCGAGACGTGGAGGAGTGGCAGACCGCCGCGGCAGTGACCAGGGAGAAGCAGAGGCAG CGCTCGAGGGGAGCCCCGGGAAGGCAGCACCCTGGAGCCTCTGCGCAGGTGAGGGCAGGAGCAAGTCTCCTGCCCCTGCAGCCTGAAAGGGCAGTAGGGGCAAGGACAGCAGACACTGAGGAGACGATCCCACGCGAGAGCGTCAGGTCAGCTTGGCAGGCAGGGCGCTGA